The Takifugu flavidus isolate HTHZ2018 chromosome 17, ASM371156v2, whole genome shotgun sequence genome contains a region encoding:
- the LOC130513631 gene encoding uncharacterized protein LOC130513631 isoform X2, producing the protein MIQEKMEAKRIARIAFREIRATLEEEEAEREVAWVEKMKTLEAAQDHLRREKQKIEEDRLAYKRVEKERLEQERVEKERLEQERAEKEKLAKERAEKERDSPKKGRRKKSSPKKGRRKKGSPKKGGAGGSPKKGRSKKGSPKKGRRKKGSPRKGGERKARQRKGGERKARQRKGGAKRLAKERAEQERLAKERAEKEKLAKERAEKEKLAKERAEKERLAKERRREEGKARQRKGGARKARQRKGGAGKARQRKGGARKARQRKGGAGKTRQRKGGAGKARQRKGGAGKARQRKGGERERLAKERAEKERLAKKGRSRKDSPKKGRSRKGSPKKGRSRKDSPKKGGAGKARQRKGGAGKAPTRRSYCRTCNEKRKK; encoded by the exons ATGATCCAGGAAAAGATGGAGGCCAAGAGGATCGCTCGTATCGCCTTCAGAGAGATCAGAGCCACCCTcgaagaagaggaggctgagaggGAGGTGGCCtgggtggagaagatgaagacacTGGAGGCTGCCCAGGACCACCtgaggagagagaagcagaaaatagAAGAGGACAGACTCGCATATAAAAGGGTAGAAAAGGAAAGGCTGGAACAAGAGAGGGTGGAGAAGGAAAGGCTGGAACAAGAGAGG GCGGAGAAAGAAAAGCTCGCCAAAGAAAGGgcggagaaagagagagactcGCCAAAGAAAGGGCGGAGAAAGAAAAGCTCGCCAAAGAAAGGGCGGAGAAAGAAAGGCTCGCCAAAGAAAGGCGGAGCAGGAGGCTCGCCAAAGAAAGGGCGGAGCAAGAAAGGCTCGCCAAAGAAAGGGCGGAGAAAGAAAGGCTCGCCAAGAAAGGGCGGAGAAAGAAAAGCTCGCCAAAGAAAGGGCGGAGAAAGAAAGGCTCGCCAAAGAAAGGGCGGAGCAAAAAGACTGGCCAAAGAAAGGGCGGAGCAAGAAAGACTCGCCAAAGAAAGGGCGGAGAAAGAAAAGCTCGCCAAAGAAagggcagagaaagaaaagctcGCCAAAGAAAGGGCGGAGAAAGAAAGGCTCGCCAAAGAAaggcggagggaggagggaaaggcTCGCCAAAGAAAGGGCGGAGCAAGAAAGGCTCGCCAAAGAAAGGGCGGAGCAGGAAAGGCTCGCCAAAGAAAGGGCGGAGCAAGAAAGGCTCGCCAAAGAAAGGGCGGAGCAGGAAAGACTCGCCAAAGAAAGGGCGGAGCAGGAAAGGCTCGCCAAAGAAAGGGCGGAGCAGGAAAGGCTCGCCAAAGAAAGGgcggagaaagagagagactcGCCAAAGAAAGGGCGGAGAAAGAAAGGCTCGCCAAGAAAGGGCGGAGCAGGAAAGACTCGCCAAAGAAAGGGCGGAGCAGGAAAGGCTCGCCAAAGAAAGGGCGGAGCAGGAAAGACTCGCCAAAGAAAGGCGGAGCAGGAAAGGCTCGCCAAAGAAAGGGCGGAGCAGGAAAGGCTCCCACGAGAAGAAGTTATTGCAGAACGTgtaatgagaaaagaaaaaaatga
- the LOC130513631 gene encoding uncharacterized abhydrolase domain-containing protein DDB_G0269086-like isoform X1: MTFPLTFDSNSEAFMDLLCCFYSDENTLGGSSLRADGLRKDLPARGPLLRSLLRQELRMIQEKMEAKRIARIAFREIRATLEEEEAEREVAWVEKMKTLEAAQDHLRREKQKIEEDRLAYKRVEKERLEQERVEKERLEQERAEKEKLAKERAEKERDSPKKGRRKKSSPKKGRRKKGSPKKGGAGGSPKKGRSKKGSPKKGRRKKGSPRKGGERKARQRKGGERKARQRKGGAKRLAKERAEQERLAKERAEKEKLAKERAEKEKLAKERAEKERLAKERRREEGKARQRKGGARKARQRKGGAGKARQRKGGARKARQRKGGAGKTRQRKGGAGKARQRKGGAGKARQRKGGERERLAKERAEKERLAKKGRSRKDSPKKGRSRKGSPKKGRSRKDSPKKGGAGKARQRKGGAGKAPTRRSYCRTCNEKRKK; encoded by the exons ACCTTCCAGCCCGGGGCCCTTTGCTGCGCTCTCTACTGAGGCAGGAGCTGAGGATGATCCAGGAAAAGATGGAGGCCAAGAGGATCGCTCGTATCGCCTTCAGAGAGATCAGAGCCACCCTcgaagaagaggaggctgagaggGAGGTGGCCtgggtggagaagatgaagacacTGGAGGCTGCCCAGGACCACCtgaggagagagaagcagaaaatagAAGAGGACAGACTCGCATATAAAAGGGTAGAAAAGGAAAGGCTGGAACAAGAGAGGGTGGAGAAGGAAAGGCTGGAACAAGAGAGG GCGGAGAAAGAAAAGCTCGCCAAAGAAAGGgcggagaaagagagagactcGCCAAAGAAAGGGCGGAGAAAGAAAAGCTCGCCAAAGAAAGGGCGGAGAAAGAAAGGCTCGCCAAAGAAAGGCGGAGCAGGAGGCTCGCCAAAGAAAGGGCGGAGCAAGAAAGGCTCGCCAAAGAAAGGGCGGAGAAAGAAAGGCTCGCCAAGAAAGGGCGGAGAAAGAAAAGCTCGCCAAAGAAAGGGCGGAGAAAGAAAGGCTCGCCAAAGAAAGGGCGGAGCAAAAAGACTGGCCAAAGAAAGGGCGGAGCAAGAAAGACTCGCCAAAGAAAGGGCGGAGAAAGAAAAGCTCGCCAAAGAAagggcagagaaagaaaagctcGCCAAAGAAAGGGCGGAGAAAGAAAGGCTCGCCAAAGAAaggcggagggaggagggaaaggcTCGCCAAAGAAAGGGCGGAGCAAGAAAGGCTCGCCAAAGAAAGGGCGGAGCAGGAAAGGCTCGCCAAAGAAAGGGCGGAGCAAGAAAGGCTCGCCAAAGAAAGGGCGGAGCAGGAAAGACTCGCCAAAGAAAGGGCGGAGCAGGAAAGGCTCGCCAAAGAAAGGGCGGAGCAGGAAAGGCTCGCCAAAGAAAGGgcggagaaagagagagactcGCCAAAGAAAGGGCGGAGAAAGAAAGGCTCGCCAAGAAAGGGCGGAGCAGGAAAGACTCGCCAAAGAAAGGGCGGAGCAGGAAAGGCTCGCCAAAGAAAGGGCGGAGCAGGAAAGACTCGCCAAAGAAAGGCGGAGCAGGAAAGGCTCGCCAAAGAAAGGGCGGAGCAGGAAAGGCTCCCACGAGAAGAAGTTATTGCAGAACGTgtaatgagaaaagaaaaaaatga